From the Cryptomeria japonica chromosome 2, Sugi_1.0, whole genome shotgun sequence genome, one window contains:
- the LOC131873696 gene encoding rust resistance kinase Lr10-like, with protein MQTIYSYSSLKKITNNFAHKLGEGGFGVVYKGKLPSGTLVAVKMLDHSRQSETQFMTEVATIGRIHHFHLVRLLGYCFEGVTSALVYKYMANVSLDKFILAGKEKDQVLNWNQLYSIAFGAARGIAYLHNGCHNRIIHFDIKPHNILLDKEFIAKVGDFGLAKLCGRRDEHVPMTAARGTPGYVAPEVWSRNLGPVTDKSDVYSFGMMLLEMVGGRKNIDVQLSRSSQFYFPEWAFKLIENGELRTRLREREISGADEAKARSLAKVGLWCIQYNSTDRPSMMRVLQMLEGGADDIPNPPTPFSARPPAAPFSASEESSTIEIETAS; from the coding sequence ATGCAAACCATATATTCGTATTCCAGCCTCAAGAAGATCACCAATAACTTTGCACATAAGTTGGGTGAAGGAGGGTTTGGCGTGGTTTATAAAGGAAAGCTTCCGAGCGGTACTCTTGTGGCAGTTAAAATGCTTGATCACTCACGGCAAAGCGAGACTCAGTTCATGACCGAAGTAGCGACTATTGGAAGGATTCACCACTTTCATTTGGTTCGTTTGCTGGGGTATTGCTTTGAAGGAGTTACTAGTGCACTCGTGTACAAGTACATGGCAAATGTATCTCTTGACAAATTTATACTTGcaggaaaagaaaaagatcaagttcTGAATTGGAATCAGTTGTATTCAATTGCTTTTGGGGCGGCTCGAGGAATTGCATATCTTCACAATGGCTGTCACAACCGCATCATTCACTTCGACATAAAACCACACAATATATTATTGGACAAGGAGTTCATAGCTAAAGTAGGTGATTTTGGCCTGGCCAAACTGTGTGGAAGGAGAGACGAACATGTTCCAATGACGGCAGCGAGAGGTACACCAGGATATGTTGCGCCAGAGGTGTGGTCTAGAAATTTGGGGCCTGTAACAGACAAATCAGATGTTTACAGTTTTGGCATGATGTTATTGGAGATGGTGGGAGGAAGAAAGAATATTGATGTACAGCTGAGCCGCTCAAGCCAATTCTATTTTCCAGAGTGGGCGTTCAAATTGATAGAGAATGGGGAGCTGAGGacaaggttgagagagagagagataagtggAGCAGATGAGGCGAAGGCAAGGAGTCTGGCAAAAGTGGGTCTGTGGTGTATTCAGTACAATTCGACGGACAGACCTTCAATGATGAGGGTGCTTCAAATGTTGGAAGGAGGTGCTGACGACATCCCTAATCCTCCGACTCCGTTCAGCGCACGGCCACCAGCGGCACCATTCTCAGCCAGTGAAGAATCGTCCACCATTGAAATCGAAACGGCATCGTAG